The following coding sequences lie in one Apium graveolens cultivar Ventura chromosome 1, ASM990537v1, whole genome shotgun sequence genomic window:
- the LOC141722782 gene encoding phosphate transporter PHO1 homolog 3-like isoform X3: MKFGKEFTSQMVPEWQGAYMDYEYLKTLLKEIHLFKLKTKPPQLTTNSHGLTRRLTLYRAFSGLTQRNTTTPRVSPSTNPDIESQPILVNSVKKPDGEFGLETMFLMTSDEGGEYELVYFRRLDDEFNKVIKFYRGKVDEVMKEAAVLNKQMDALIAFRIKVDDPHYEWPDSAKEMTRLASDVAASTASLAASTPGLKATDREKGKREDEFIQELKEINSKNYDDKKVDSGNRGVQEELKPLNSKRAKRPAPLEILNHVIINNTLETPRSSIRGILNVPNQAELKFSKENLNKVEEQLKCAFVEFDHKLRLLKSYSFLNIMAFSKIMKKYDKITSRYASKSYMKMVENSYLGSSEEVVKVMDRVEATFIKHFSNSNRKKGLSILRPKAKRERHRVTFSLGFFAGCTITFIFALVVLIHARRLLKKEGQEQYMVTMFPLYSLFAFIVLHMFMYAANIYFWRRYRVNYPFIFGFKEGSALGYREVLLVAFGFAVLALASILANLDMEMDPKTGDYQRFTELLPLGVVVLALVIIVCPFNIIFRSSRFFLLTCAFHCICAPLYKVALADFFLADQLTSQVQAFRSVEFYICYYGSGGYAHRDSSCSSNDMNRTFHYIVAIIPYCSRLLQCLRRLVEEKDGMQGLNGLKYFATIVAVTTRTMYSRSRDSTEWYIIAWAASGVAAAFGTYWDLVLDWGLLQRNSKNRWLRDKLLIPHHSLYFGAMILNVLLRFAWLQTVLDFQVSFLHKQTLITIVASLEIIRRGIWNFFRLENEHLNNVGKYRAFKSVPLPFHYDEDEDKEG; this comes from the exons ATGAAGTTTGGTAAAGAATTTACATCTCAAATGGTTCCGGAATGGCAAGGAGCATACATGGACTATGAATATCTCAAAACCCTTTTGAAAGAAATCCATCTTTTTAAACTGAAAACAAAACCACCACAATTAACCACTAATTCACATGGATTAACAAGAAGACTAACTCTGTATAGAGCTTTTAGTGGTTTGACTCAAAGAAACACTACAACTCCTAGAGTTAGCCCGAGCACTAATCCTGATATTGAGAGCCAACCAATTCTGGTGAATTCTGTCAAGAAACCAGACGGAGAATTTGGGTTAGAAACAATGTTTCTAATGACATCAGACGAAGGAGGTGAATATGAGCTTGTGTACTTTAGAAGACTTGATGATGAGTTTAATAAAGTCATCAAGTTTTATAGAGGTAAAGTTGATGAGGTGATGAAGGAGGCTGCAGTTTTGAATAAACAAATGGATGCTTTGATAGCTTTTCGGATAAAAGTGGATGATCCACACTATGAATGGCCGGATAGTGCTAAAGAGATGACTCGTCTTGCTTCAGATGTTGCTGCTTCAACTGCTTCACTAGCAGCTTCTACTCCTGGACTTAAAGCAA CTGACCGAGAAAAAGGAAAACGAGAAGATGAATTTATTCAAGAACTCAAGGAAATCAACTCAAAAAATTATGATGATAAAAAAGTAGACAGTGGAAACAGAGGTGTGCAAGAAGAACTCAAGCCACTGAATAGTAAAAGGGCTAAAAGACCTGCTCCATTGGAAATACTAAACCATGTGATAATAAACAATACTCTTGAGACGCCTCGTTCATCAATAAGAGGTATCCTCAATGTTCCCAATCAAGCAGAGTTGAAATTCAGCAAGGAAAATCTTAACAAAGTTGAAGAACAACTAAAATGTGCTTTTGTTGAATTTGACCACAAGCTTCGGCTTCTCAAAAGTTACAG CTTCTTGAATATTATGGcattttcaaaaatcatgaagAAGTACGATAAG ATCACTTCAAGATATGCTTCAAAGTCCTACATGAAAATGGTCGAGAACTCTTATCTAGGAAGCTCTGAGGAG GTAGTTAAGGTAATGGACAGGGTTGAAGCAACATTTATTAAGCATTTTTCAAATTCGAATAGAAAGAAAGGGCTTAGCATTCTAAGACCAAAAGCTAAAAGGGAAAGACATAGAGTAACTTTCTCTTTAG GTTTCTTTGCCGGGTGCACAATAACATTCATTTTTGCTCTGGTTGTGCTCATTCATGCTCGCCGTCTTCTGAAAAAAGAAGGCCAAGAACAGTATATGGTAACCATGTTTCCTTTGTACAG CCTTTTTGCCTTCATCGTTCTACACATGTTCATGTACGCTGCAAACATATACTTTTGGAGACGATATCGAGTCAATTATCCTTTCATATTTGGATTCAAGGAAGGATCTGCATTAGGTTACAGAGAGGTTCTTCTAGTTGCCTTTGGTTTTGCAGTGTTAGCATTAGCAAGTATTCTTGCAAACCTTGATATGGAGATGGACCCTAAAACAGGCGATTACCAAAGATTTACTGAGCTTCTTCCTCTAGGAGTAGTTGTT CTTGCATTGGTCATCATTGTCTGCCCATTTAACATCATATTTCGTTCCAGCCGCTTCTTTTTACTTACTTGTGCATTTCATTGCATCTGCGCTCCGCTTTACAAG GTTGCACTTGCAGATTTTTTCTTGGCAGATCAACTTACTAGCCAAGTTCAAGCTTTCAGAAGTGTAGAGTTCTACATCTGTTACTATGGCTCAGGTGGCTATGCACACAGAGATAGCAGCTGCAGTTCTAATGATATGAACAGGACTTTCCATTACATTGTAGCTATCATTCCGTATTGTTCCCGGCTCCTCCAG TGTTTAAGGCGACTAGTTGAAGAAAAAGATGGAATGCAAGGACTGAATGGATTGAAATACTTTGCAACAATTGTGGCCGTTACAACCAGGACAATGTATAGCCGCAGCCGTGATAGTACTGAATGGTATATAATAGCCTGGGCTGCTTCAGGGGTAGCAGCGGCTTTTGGGACATACTGGGACCTTGTTCTTGATTGGGGACTATTGCAAAGAAATTCTAAGAACCGTTGGTTAAGAGACAAACTCCTAATACCTCACCACAGTCTATATTTTGGAGCCATG ATTTTGAATGTTCTGTTGAGGTTCGCTTGGCTTCAAACAGTTTTGGACTTTCAGGTTTCTTTCCTACACAAACAAACTCTGATCACTATTGTGGCCAGCCTAGAGATTATTCGTCGAGGCATCTGGAACTTTTTCAG GTTGGAGAATGAACACCTGAATAATGTGGGAAAATACAGGGCTTTTAAATCAGTACCATTACCTTTTCACTATGATGAAGACGAGGACAAGGAAGGATGA
- the LOC141722782 gene encoding phosphate transporter PHO1 homolog 3-like isoform X6 — protein MKFGKEFTSQMVPEWQGAYMDYEYLKTLLKEIHLFKLKTKPPQLTTNSHGLTRRLTLYRAFSGLTQRNTTTPRVSPSTNPDIESQPILVNSVKKPDGEFGLETMFLMTSDEGGEYELVYFRRLDDEFNKVIKFYRGKVDEVMKEAAVLNKQMDALIAFRIKVDDPHYEWPDSAKEMTRLASDVAASTASLAASTPGLKASKDEFIQELKEINSKNYDDKKVDSGNRGVQEELKPLNSKRAKRPAPLEILNHVIINNTLETPRSSIRGILNVPNQAELKFSKENLNKVEEQLKCAFVEFDHKLRLLKSYSFLNIMAFSKIMKKYDKITSRYASKSYMKMVENSYLGSSEEVVKVMDRVEATFIKHFSNSNRKKGLSILRPKAKRERHRVTFSLGFFAGCTITFIFALVVLIHARRLLKKEGQEQYMVTMFPLYSLFAFIVLHMFMYAANIYFWRRYRVNYPFIFGFKEGSALGYREVLLVAFGFAVLALASILANLDMEMDPKTGDYQRFTELLPLGVVVLALVIIVCPFNIIFRSSRFFLLTCAFHCICAPLYKVALADFFLADQLTSQVQAFRSVEFYICYYGSGGYAHRDSSCSSNDMNRTFHYIVAIIPYCSRLLQCLRRLVEEKDGMQGLNGLKYFATIVAVTTRTMYSRSRDSTEWYIIAWAASGVAAAFGTYWDLVLDWGLLQRNSKNRWLRDKLLIPHHSLYFGAMILNVLLRFAWLQTVLDFQVSFLHKQTLITIVASLEIIRRGIWNFFRLENEHLNNVGKYRAFKSVPLPFHYDEDEDKEG, from the exons ATGAAGTTTGGTAAAGAATTTACATCTCAAATGGTTCCGGAATGGCAAGGAGCATACATGGACTATGAATATCTCAAAACCCTTTTGAAAGAAATCCATCTTTTTAAACTGAAAACAAAACCACCACAATTAACCACTAATTCACATGGATTAACAAGAAGACTAACTCTGTATAGAGCTTTTAGTGGTTTGACTCAAAGAAACACTACAACTCCTAGAGTTAGCCCGAGCACTAATCCTGATATTGAGAGCCAACCAATTCTGGTGAATTCTGTCAAGAAACCAGACGGAGAATTTGGGTTAGAAACAATGTTTCTAATGACATCAGACGAAGGAGGTGAATATGAGCTTGTGTACTTTAGAAGACTTGATGATGAGTTTAATAAAGTCATCAAGTTTTATAGAGGTAAAGTTGATGAGGTGATGAAGGAGGCTGCAGTTTTGAATAAACAAATGGATGCTTTGATAGCTTTTCGGATAAAAGTGGATGATCCACACTATGAATGGCCGGATAGTGCTAAAGAGATGACTCGTCTTGCTTCAGATGTTGCTGCTTCAACTGCTTCACTAGCAGCTTCTACTCCTGGACTTAAAGCAAGCA AAGATGAATTTATTCAAGAACTCAAGGAAATCAACTCAAAAAATTATGATGATAAAAAAGTAGACAGTGGAAACAGAGGTGTGCAAGAAGAACTCAAGCCACTGAATAGTAAAAGGGCTAAAAGACCTGCTCCATTGGAAATACTAAACCATGTGATAATAAACAATACTCTTGAGACGCCTCGTTCATCAATAAGAGGTATCCTCAATGTTCCCAATCAAGCAGAGTTGAAATTCAGCAAGGAAAATCTTAACAAAGTTGAAGAACAACTAAAATGTGCTTTTGTTGAATTTGACCACAAGCTTCGGCTTCTCAAAAGTTACAG CTTCTTGAATATTATGGcattttcaaaaatcatgaagAAGTACGATAAG ATCACTTCAAGATATGCTTCAAAGTCCTACATGAAAATGGTCGAGAACTCTTATCTAGGAAGCTCTGAGGAG GTAGTTAAGGTAATGGACAGGGTTGAAGCAACATTTATTAAGCATTTTTCAAATTCGAATAGAAAGAAAGGGCTTAGCATTCTAAGACCAAAAGCTAAAAGGGAAAGACATAGAGTAACTTTCTCTTTAG GTTTCTTTGCCGGGTGCACAATAACATTCATTTTTGCTCTGGTTGTGCTCATTCATGCTCGCCGTCTTCTGAAAAAAGAAGGCCAAGAACAGTATATGGTAACCATGTTTCCTTTGTACAG CCTTTTTGCCTTCATCGTTCTACACATGTTCATGTACGCTGCAAACATATACTTTTGGAGACGATATCGAGTCAATTATCCTTTCATATTTGGATTCAAGGAAGGATCTGCATTAGGTTACAGAGAGGTTCTTCTAGTTGCCTTTGGTTTTGCAGTGTTAGCATTAGCAAGTATTCTTGCAAACCTTGATATGGAGATGGACCCTAAAACAGGCGATTACCAAAGATTTACTGAGCTTCTTCCTCTAGGAGTAGTTGTT CTTGCATTGGTCATCATTGTCTGCCCATTTAACATCATATTTCGTTCCAGCCGCTTCTTTTTACTTACTTGTGCATTTCATTGCATCTGCGCTCCGCTTTACAAG GTTGCACTTGCAGATTTTTTCTTGGCAGATCAACTTACTAGCCAAGTTCAAGCTTTCAGAAGTGTAGAGTTCTACATCTGTTACTATGGCTCAGGTGGCTATGCACACAGAGATAGCAGCTGCAGTTCTAATGATATGAACAGGACTTTCCATTACATTGTAGCTATCATTCCGTATTGTTCCCGGCTCCTCCAG TGTTTAAGGCGACTAGTTGAAGAAAAAGATGGAATGCAAGGACTGAATGGATTGAAATACTTTGCAACAATTGTGGCCGTTACAACCAGGACAATGTATAGCCGCAGCCGTGATAGTACTGAATGGTATATAATAGCCTGGGCTGCTTCAGGGGTAGCAGCGGCTTTTGGGACATACTGGGACCTTGTTCTTGATTGGGGACTATTGCAAAGAAATTCTAAGAACCGTTGGTTAAGAGACAAACTCCTAATACCTCACCACAGTCTATATTTTGGAGCCATG ATTTTGAATGTTCTGTTGAGGTTCGCTTGGCTTCAAACAGTTTTGGACTTTCAGGTTTCTTTCCTACACAAACAAACTCTGATCACTATTGTGGCCAGCCTAGAGATTATTCGTCGAGGCATCTGGAACTTTTTCAG GTTGGAGAATGAACACCTGAATAATGTGGGAAAATACAGGGCTTTTAAATCAGTACCATTACCTTTTCACTATGATGAAGACGAGGACAAGGAAGGATGA
- the LOC141722782 gene encoding phosphate transporter PHO1 homolog 3-like isoform X5 translates to MKFGKEFTSQMVPEWQGAYMDYEYLKTLLKEIHLFKLKTKPPQLTTNSHGLTRRLTLYRAFSGLTQRNTTTPRVSPSTNPDIESQPILVNSVKKPDGEFGLETMFLMTSDEGGEYELVYFRRLDDEFNKVIKFYRGKVDEVMKEAAVLNKQMDALIAFRIKVDDPHYEWPDSAKEMTRLASDVAASTASLAASTPGLKASRKREDEFIQELKEINSKNYDDKKVDSGNRGVQEELKPLNSKRAKRPAPLEILNHVIINNTLETPRSSIRGILNVPNQAELKFSKENLNKVEEQLKCAFVEFDHKLRLLKSYSFLNIMAFSKIMKKYDKITSRYASKSYMKMVENSYLGSSEEVVKVMDRVEATFIKHFSNSNRKKGLSILRPKAKRERHRVTFSLGFFAGCTITFIFALVVLIHARRLLKKEGQEQYMVTMFPLYSLFAFIVLHMFMYAANIYFWRRYRVNYPFIFGFKEGSALGYREVLLVAFGFAVLALASILANLDMEMDPKTGDYQRFTELLPLGVVVLALVIIVCPFNIIFRSSRFFLLTCAFHCICAPLYKVALADFFLADQLTSQVQAFRSVEFYICYYGSGGYAHRDSSCSSNDMNRTFHYIVAIIPYCSRLLQCLRRLVEEKDGMQGLNGLKYFATIVAVTTRTMYSRSRDSTEWYIIAWAASGVAAAFGTYWDLVLDWGLLQRNSKNRWLRDKLLIPHHSLYFGAMILNVLLRFAWLQTVLDFQVSFLHKQTLITIVASLEIIRRGIWNFFRLENEHLNNVGKYRAFKSVPLPFHYDEDEDKEG, encoded by the exons ATGAAGTTTGGTAAAGAATTTACATCTCAAATGGTTCCGGAATGGCAAGGAGCATACATGGACTATGAATATCTCAAAACCCTTTTGAAAGAAATCCATCTTTTTAAACTGAAAACAAAACCACCACAATTAACCACTAATTCACATGGATTAACAAGAAGACTAACTCTGTATAGAGCTTTTAGTGGTTTGACTCAAAGAAACACTACAACTCCTAGAGTTAGCCCGAGCACTAATCCTGATATTGAGAGCCAACCAATTCTGGTGAATTCTGTCAAGAAACCAGACGGAGAATTTGGGTTAGAAACAATGTTTCTAATGACATCAGACGAAGGAGGTGAATATGAGCTTGTGTACTTTAGAAGACTTGATGATGAGTTTAATAAAGTCATCAAGTTTTATAGAGGTAAAGTTGATGAGGTGATGAAGGAGGCTGCAGTTTTGAATAAACAAATGGATGCTTTGATAGCTTTTCGGATAAAAGTGGATGATCCACACTATGAATGGCCGGATAGTGCTAAAGAGATGACTCGTCTTGCTTCAGATGTTGCTGCTTCAACTGCTTCACTAGCAGCTTCTACTCCTGGACTTAAAGCAAGCA GAAAACGAGAAGATGAATTTATTCAAGAACTCAAGGAAATCAACTCAAAAAATTATGATGATAAAAAAGTAGACAGTGGAAACAGAGGTGTGCAAGAAGAACTCAAGCCACTGAATAGTAAAAGGGCTAAAAGACCTGCTCCATTGGAAATACTAAACCATGTGATAATAAACAATACTCTTGAGACGCCTCGTTCATCAATAAGAGGTATCCTCAATGTTCCCAATCAAGCAGAGTTGAAATTCAGCAAGGAAAATCTTAACAAAGTTGAAGAACAACTAAAATGTGCTTTTGTTGAATTTGACCACAAGCTTCGGCTTCTCAAAAGTTACAG CTTCTTGAATATTATGGcattttcaaaaatcatgaagAAGTACGATAAG ATCACTTCAAGATATGCTTCAAAGTCCTACATGAAAATGGTCGAGAACTCTTATCTAGGAAGCTCTGAGGAG GTAGTTAAGGTAATGGACAGGGTTGAAGCAACATTTATTAAGCATTTTTCAAATTCGAATAGAAAGAAAGGGCTTAGCATTCTAAGACCAAAAGCTAAAAGGGAAAGACATAGAGTAACTTTCTCTTTAG GTTTCTTTGCCGGGTGCACAATAACATTCATTTTTGCTCTGGTTGTGCTCATTCATGCTCGCCGTCTTCTGAAAAAAGAAGGCCAAGAACAGTATATGGTAACCATGTTTCCTTTGTACAG CCTTTTTGCCTTCATCGTTCTACACATGTTCATGTACGCTGCAAACATATACTTTTGGAGACGATATCGAGTCAATTATCCTTTCATATTTGGATTCAAGGAAGGATCTGCATTAGGTTACAGAGAGGTTCTTCTAGTTGCCTTTGGTTTTGCAGTGTTAGCATTAGCAAGTATTCTTGCAAACCTTGATATGGAGATGGACCCTAAAACAGGCGATTACCAAAGATTTACTGAGCTTCTTCCTCTAGGAGTAGTTGTT CTTGCATTGGTCATCATTGTCTGCCCATTTAACATCATATTTCGTTCCAGCCGCTTCTTTTTACTTACTTGTGCATTTCATTGCATCTGCGCTCCGCTTTACAAG GTTGCACTTGCAGATTTTTTCTTGGCAGATCAACTTACTAGCCAAGTTCAAGCTTTCAGAAGTGTAGAGTTCTACATCTGTTACTATGGCTCAGGTGGCTATGCACACAGAGATAGCAGCTGCAGTTCTAATGATATGAACAGGACTTTCCATTACATTGTAGCTATCATTCCGTATTGTTCCCGGCTCCTCCAG TGTTTAAGGCGACTAGTTGAAGAAAAAGATGGAATGCAAGGACTGAATGGATTGAAATACTTTGCAACAATTGTGGCCGTTACAACCAGGACAATGTATAGCCGCAGCCGTGATAGTACTGAATGGTATATAATAGCCTGGGCTGCTTCAGGGGTAGCAGCGGCTTTTGGGACATACTGGGACCTTGTTCTTGATTGGGGACTATTGCAAAGAAATTCTAAGAACCGTTGGTTAAGAGACAAACTCCTAATACCTCACCACAGTCTATATTTTGGAGCCATG ATTTTGAATGTTCTGTTGAGGTTCGCTTGGCTTCAAACAGTTTTGGACTTTCAGGTTTCTTTCCTACACAAACAAACTCTGATCACTATTGTGGCCAGCCTAGAGATTATTCGTCGAGGCATCTGGAACTTTTTCAG GTTGGAGAATGAACACCTGAATAATGTGGGAAAATACAGGGCTTTTAAATCAGTACCATTACCTTTTCACTATGATGAAGACGAGGACAAGGAAGGATGA
- the LOC141722782 gene encoding phosphate transporter PHO1 homolog 3-like isoform X7 — translation MKFGKEFTSQMVPEWQGAYMDYEYLKTLLKEIHLFKLKTKPPQLTTNSHGLTRRLTLYRAFSGLTQRNTTTPRVSPSTNPDIESQPILVNSVKKPDGEFGLETMFLMTSDEGGEYELVYFRRLDDEFNKVIKFYRGKVDEVMKEAAVLNKQMDALIAFRIKVDDPHYEWPDIDSGNRGVQEELKPLNSKRAKRPAPLEILNHVIINNTLETPRSSIRGILNVPNQAELKFSKENLNKVEEQLKCAFVEFDHKLRLLKSYSFLNIMAFSKIMKKYDKITSRYASKSYMKMVENSYLGSSEEVVKVMDRVEATFIKHFSNSNRKKGLSILRPKAKRERHRVTFSLGFFAGCTITFIFALVVLIHARRLLKKEGQEQYMVTMFPLYSLFAFIVLHMFMYAANIYFWRRYRVNYPFIFGFKEGSALGYREVLLVAFGFAVLALASILANLDMEMDPKTGDYQRFTELLPLGVVVLALVIIVCPFNIIFRSSRFFLLTCAFHCICAPLYKVALADFFLADQLTSQVQAFRSVEFYICYYGSGGYAHRDSSCSSNDMNRTFHYIVAIIPYCSRLLQCLRRLVEEKDGMQGLNGLKYFATIVAVTTRTMYSRSRDSTEWYIIAWAASGVAAAFGTYWDLVLDWGLLQRNSKNRWLRDKLLIPHHSLYFGAMILNVLLRFAWLQTVLDFQVSFLHKQTLITIVASLEIIRRGIWNFFRLENEHLNNVGKYRAFKSVPLPFHYDEDEDKEG, via the exons ATGAAGTTTGGTAAAGAATTTACATCTCAAATGGTTCCGGAATGGCAAGGAGCATACATGGACTATGAATATCTCAAAACCCTTTTGAAAGAAATCCATCTTTTTAAACTGAAAACAAAACCACCACAATTAACCACTAATTCACATGGATTAACAAGAAGACTAACTCTGTATAGAGCTTTTAGTGGTTTGACTCAAAGAAACACTACAACTCCTAGAGTTAGCCCGAGCACTAATCCTGATATTGAGAGCCAACCAATTCTGGTGAATTCTGTCAAGAAACCAGACGGAGAATTTGGGTTAGAAACAATGTTTCTAATGACATCAGACGAAGGAGGTGAATATGAGCTTGTGTACTTTAGAAGACTTGATGATGAGTTTAATAAAGTCATCAAGTTTTATAGAGGTAAAGTTGATGAGGTGATGAAGGAGGCTGCAGTTTTGAATAAACAAATGGATGCTTTGATAGCTTTTCGGATAAAAGTGGATGATCCACACTATGAATGGCCGGATA TAGACAGTGGAAACAGAGGTGTGCAAGAAGAACTCAAGCCACTGAATAGTAAAAGGGCTAAAAGACCTGCTCCATTGGAAATACTAAACCATGTGATAATAAACAATACTCTTGAGACGCCTCGTTCATCAATAAGAGGTATCCTCAATGTTCCCAATCAAGCAGAGTTGAAATTCAGCAAGGAAAATCTTAACAAAGTTGAAGAACAACTAAAATGTGCTTTTGTTGAATTTGACCACAAGCTTCGGCTTCTCAAAAGTTACAG CTTCTTGAATATTATGGcattttcaaaaatcatgaagAAGTACGATAAG ATCACTTCAAGATATGCTTCAAAGTCCTACATGAAAATGGTCGAGAACTCTTATCTAGGAAGCTCTGAGGAG GTAGTTAAGGTAATGGACAGGGTTGAAGCAACATTTATTAAGCATTTTTCAAATTCGAATAGAAAGAAAGGGCTTAGCATTCTAAGACCAAAAGCTAAAAGGGAAAGACATAGAGTAACTTTCTCTTTAG GTTTCTTTGCCGGGTGCACAATAACATTCATTTTTGCTCTGGTTGTGCTCATTCATGCTCGCCGTCTTCTGAAAAAAGAAGGCCAAGAACAGTATATGGTAACCATGTTTCCTTTGTACAG CCTTTTTGCCTTCATCGTTCTACACATGTTCATGTACGCTGCAAACATATACTTTTGGAGACGATATCGAGTCAATTATCCTTTCATATTTGGATTCAAGGAAGGATCTGCATTAGGTTACAGAGAGGTTCTTCTAGTTGCCTTTGGTTTTGCAGTGTTAGCATTAGCAAGTATTCTTGCAAACCTTGATATGGAGATGGACCCTAAAACAGGCGATTACCAAAGATTTACTGAGCTTCTTCCTCTAGGAGTAGTTGTT CTTGCATTGGTCATCATTGTCTGCCCATTTAACATCATATTTCGTTCCAGCCGCTTCTTTTTACTTACTTGTGCATTTCATTGCATCTGCGCTCCGCTTTACAAG GTTGCACTTGCAGATTTTTTCTTGGCAGATCAACTTACTAGCCAAGTTCAAGCTTTCAGAAGTGTAGAGTTCTACATCTGTTACTATGGCTCAGGTGGCTATGCACACAGAGATAGCAGCTGCAGTTCTAATGATATGAACAGGACTTTCCATTACATTGTAGCTATCATTCCGTATTGTTCCCGGCTCCTCCAG TGTTTAAGGCGACTAGTTGAAGAAAAAGATGGAATGCAAGGACTGAATGGATTGAAATACTTTGCAACAATTGTGGCCGTTACAACCAGGACAATGTATAGCCGCAGCCGTGATAGTACTGAATGGTATATAATAGCCTGGGCTGCTTCAGGGGTAGCAGCGGCTTTTGGGACATACTGGGACCTTGTTCTTGATTGGGGACTATTGCAAAGAAATTCTAAGAACCGTTGGTTAAGAGACAAACTCCTAATACCTCACCACAGTCTATATTTTGGAGCCATG ATTTTGAATGTTCTGTTGAGGTTCGCTTGGCTTCAAACAGTTTTGGACTTTCAGGTTTCTTTCCTACACAAACAAACTCTGATCACTATTGTGGCCAGCCTAGAGATTATTCGTCGAGGCATCTGGAACTTTTTCAG GTTGGAGAATGAACACCTGAATAATGTGGGAAAATACAGGGCTTTTAAATCAGTACCATTACCTTTTCACTATGATGAAGACGAGGACAAGGAAGGATGA